A window of Epinephelus lanceolatus isolate andai-2023 chromosome 3, ASM4190304v1, whole genome shotgun sequence genomic DNA:
ACACTAAaacccatcatatctttgtGGTTCCAACTTTGACTAAAAAATCCTTCCACCAGATTAAGAAACACACATTACGTGATGCTTACTGATGACTTTTATCTAAATATTTGATTTCCTGgttattggtctccaaacagatccATATCAGTAAGTATCAATGTTAATATCAATGTCTGGTGTAAATTCTATGTGAATAACTGCACTGgaaatatgtttaatgtgttgaAGACTTATTTCCACCAATGTATGTAAAAATGTtcactttgtattttattatccCCCTTGGGTAAATTCATCAAATGCATTTAGCTTATCAGTTATTGCGTTTGGTAAGATTCCAAACAGCAAAAGTAAGTTTTATGTTTATTGGTTAACCCACTCTGAATTCTAGGATGTTTCTCACCACAGGTATGTTCCTTTTTCATTTCCTTGatctccctcttctcctctttcaGCAAAAAGTGTCTGACACCTAATTAATCCTTTTTCTGATATGAGGGCCAATTAGATATAAAGATACTTCCCTGACATCCTCTGGCTTCTATCCAAACTGCATTGTCTCCTTTCAACCACCTCCTATCCATCCCATAACAAAGTTGGGTTTCTGATCAACTCTCtcctgaaaaaaaagagaaaccacTGCAATGTCATCAAGAGAAGTCTCTAATTTAACGACCCTACAAAGATTTCCCTTGTTATCTCCCAAACCTTTGATCATGCTACCCTGATGTGTCTTTAATGTCACACCTCTCATCTGCAACAGGAGGGCTCAGTGCTGGCTTGGCctcttttcttaatttgcatCTCTTATGATTCTCCCTATCTGCCCTTTGCAAgaaaatgtcaaacactgttCAAACCGTATATACTGAGAAACCATTAACAGACATCTTTTTTATTTAGTCATTTTTGCAGTAACAAAATATGTAGCAATAAATGGGTACAAGTAAGACATAATTCATCAAAGACAAGAAACATGTATTCTATCTTTGTCCTATATAGTGTTTTAATAAAATCAAAGGTAttgaagagaagaaaaaaacatctatgGCTTATGAGTAACAACATTCATGTTTAAATCTTTTCATACAATAAACAATCTTAAATTCTCAGATGCTCTCCCCTTAAACTTCCCAAGCTTTATATGTGTTTGCGTTGATGTGATTTCAGATGATCCAGGCGTTTGAAGCTGAGGCCACACACAGTGCAACAATATGGTCGTTCCCCTGTGTGGGTGCGCTGGTGAACTTTCAATATGTCAGCTCGTGTGAAGCTCTTATCACACATGGTACACTGATGAGGTTTTTCCTGTGTGTGAATTCTCCGGTGCAACTTCAGATTCCAGAGACGGCTGAACTTGTTCCCACATACAGTGCAGCAATAAGGTTTGTCACCTGTTTGGCCACACTTGTGTGTCTTCAGGTCAGAGAAAGAAGGGAAGCCTTTACCACAGTGGCTGCACAGGTGGAGCCCCTGTCCCGAGTGAATCCTCTGGTGGACTTTGAGGTTACACGCTTGAGTGAAGGTCTTTCCGCACTGCGTGCAGGAGTACGGTGGCACTTGTCCTATGCCtttgtgtgtctgcttgtgGGCCTTTAGTGAGGCCAAATCAGCGAAGGACATGGAGCACTGGTTACAGGTgtgtctcctccctcctctccctcctgtctgATGTTGCAACCTCTCTCCCAAGTTTACGGTATCACTGTATGCATCTGAAGGCCCATAGATATCCCCTGTGCTGTCCACAGATGGGTCAATGCGAATGCCCTGACCTCTGAAGTTCAACCTACCACCTGAATCACTGGACACATGTTCAGAGTACAAGATACTCGGGTCTTGTAGATACCCTTCTTCATTGAtcaataaacagctgagctctccACTGACATCAATGTTCGTCCTTGTGGGAGAGTTAGTAGGTGAACCAACCACGCTCCTTCTATTCCGTGTGGCTGCCGATTGGTAAACTTGACGATCGGCTCCTTCTGGTGATTCCACATCCCCCTCATAGTGCCCTATGTAACTCAGATCCTCATCCAGGTGGGATGGTGATCCTTGTAACTCATCCAAGTTACCCATATCTATCATATTGGAGTCTTCGTAGCCAGTCTTGCCAAAACCTCCCAGATCTTCCATACCATACCTGCCCTGGAAAAGTGGTTCAGATGGGTCAACTGAATGTCCATCTTGGCCTGATTCTCGCCTCTGGTCATAGTCAGCTTCCCAGTTCACATGGCACTTTGGGATCTTCTGGTCACTGCAACCTTTACTGGGCCCTGGCAGACCAGATGCCTCTGTGTCTGGCCAAttagaggaggaaaagattttTAGACAGTTATGGATTTATGGGTATGGGGAAGACAATATCACAATTACCATATAAACcctgaaaataatgactttgaAGCCAGTGGTGACACAGTGTATCATCTGGTGTATAATTTTCCTATAAACCAGTCCTGCAGAAATGGCTATATACTTGTGAGTAAAAAATTCACATGATATTAATATGCTTAAAATAACTTTTCTCAATCTATGCATTCATGAAGAGACTGACCATCCAAACTGACTCCCCATCTCTCTCGGGAGTCATTAGTTTTTGGTGTGATCCGCAGGGTTTCCTCCTTGAGCAGTCTATCCAGTTTTTCAGCCTGTACACCTTGAGACTGGCAGACAAGCAGAAACAACATTATTACAGGAGCTTTAACTCCACTTACCTCAAGAGTACCCATAAGGTTAGCATTAGATCAACAGGCAGGTCTGATTAAATGCTACAACATTTACAATTTACACAAAACACTAGAATTctttagggctgccactaacaattattttcagtcgactaatctgtcgattatttcttcaattagtcgactaatcatttcatcgaaaaatgtgttaaaatgttgaaaaatgtctcgccaaaccccaaaattacgtcatctaatgtcttgtttcatactcacgccaaagggttttagttcactgtcatgggagagtgtgtaaagctgccaatatttgaatgtaagaagctgcaacaagagtattttgaggtacttttatagtacttttctatgaaaaatgactcaaaccgattagttgactactaaaatagtcactgattattttaatagtcgattagtcatcgattagtcgactaatcgtggcagccctactaAGATTACTGAAGTCATGAGACGTGTACAACCAGGATATTGCCATCAAATGTgccaacaaaacacattttaaacactgAAACCTCATTTACTGAAGCTCAAACAGTGTAACAAACGGTTCTCTACCTGTGATGCCTTTATGGCACTGTGGGCCTCTGGTCCTACCTCTTCCATGTCATGACGAGG
This region includes:
- the LOC117254799 gene encoding uncharacterized protein LOC117254799 isoform X4, with product MAESIVKFQSQLSGVMETVFKAAMYEITRLVEDSFLEEVTRCREQVESLKRRLKWSESRRKEKEGDRRGRCTDCGRVGPSDKSLKQESVLQEINGSHSIDGETPRHDMEESQGVQAEKLDRLLKEETLRITPKTNDSRERWGVSLDDTEASGLPGPSKGCSDQKIPKCHVNWEADYDQRRESGQDGHSVDPSEPLFQGRYGMEDLGGFGKTGYEDSNMIDMGNLDELQGSPSHLDEDLSYIGHYEGDVESPEGADRQVYQSAATRNRRSVVGSPTNSPTRTNIDVSGELSCLLINEEGYLQDPSILYSEHVSSDSGGRLNFRGQGIRIDPSVDSTGDIYGPSDAYSDTVNLGERLQHQTGGRGGRRHTCNQCSMSFADLASLKAHKQTHKGIGQVPPYSCTQCGKTFTQACNLKVHQRIHSGQGLHLCSHCGKGFPSFSDLKTHKCGQTGDKPYCCTVCGNKFSRLWNLKLHRRIHTQEKPHQCTMCDKSFTRADILKVHQRTHTGERPYCCTVCGLSFKRLDHLKSHQRKHI
- the LOC117254799 gene encoding uncharacterized protein LOC117254799 isoform X2, with product MAESIVKFQSQLSGVMETVFKAAMYEITRLVEDSFLEEVTRCREQVESLKRRLKWSESRRKEKEGDRRGRCTDCGRVGPSDKSLKQESVLQEINGSHSIDGETPRHDMEEVGPEAHSAIKASQSQGVQAEKLDRLLKEETLRITPKTNDSRERWGVSLDDTEASGLPGPSKGCSDQKIPKCHVNWEADYDQRRESGQDGHSVDPSEPLFQGRYGMEDLGGFGKTGYEDSNMIDMGNLDELQGSPSHLDEDLSYIGHYEGDVESPEGADRQVYQSAATRNRRSVVGSPTNSPTRTNIDVSGELSCLLINEEGYLQDPSILYSEHVSSDSGGRLNFRGQGIRIDPSVDSTGDIYGPSDAYSDTVNLGERLQHQTGGRGGRRHTCNQCSMSFADLASLKAHKQTHKGIGQVPPYSCTQCGKTFTQACNLKVHQRIHSGQGLHLCSHCGKGFPSFSDLKTHKCGQTGDKPYCCTVCGNKFSRLWNLKLHRRIHTQEKPHQCTMCDKSFTRADILKVHQRTHTGERPYCCTVCGLSFKRLDHLKSHQRKHI
- the LOC117254799 gene encoding uncharacterized protein LOC117254799 isoform X1; protein product: MAESIVKFQSQLSGVMETVFKAAMYEITRLVEDSFLEEVTRCREQVESLKRRLKWSESRRKEKEGDRRGRCTDCGRVGPSGEDSAADKSLKQESVLQEINGSHSIDGETPRHDMEEVGPEAHSAIKASQSQGVQAEKLDRLLKEETLRITPKTNDSRERWGVSLDDTEASGLPGPSKGCSDQKIPKCHVNWEADYDQRRESGQDGHSVDPSEPLFQGRYGMEDLGGFGKTGYEDSNMIDMGNLDELQGSPSHLDEDLSYIGHYEGDVESPEGADRQVYQSAATRNRRSVVGSPTNSPTRTNIDVSGELSCLLINEEGYLQDPSILYSEHVSSDSGGRLNFRGQGIRIDPSVDSTGDIYGPSDAYSDTVNLGERLQHQTGGRGGRRHTCNQCSMSFADLASLKAHKQTHKGIGQVPPYSCTQCGKTFTQACNLKVHQRIHSGQGLHLCSHCGKGFPSFSDLKTHKCGQTGDKPYCCTVCGNKFSRLWNLKLHRRIHTQEKPHQCTMCDKSFTRADILKVHQRTHTGERPYCCTVCGLSFKRLDHLKSHQRKHI
- the LOC117254799 gene encoding uncharacterized protein LOC117254799 isoform X3 codes for the protein MAESIVKFQSQLSGVMETVFKAAMYEITRLVEDSFLEEVTRCREQVESLKRRLKWSESRRKEKEGDRRGRCTDCGRVGPSGEDSAADKSLKQESVLQEINGSHSIDGETPRHDMEESQGVQAEKLDRLLKEETLRITPKTNDSRERWGVSLDDTEASGLPGPSKGCSDQKIPKCHVNWEADYDQRRESGQDGHSVDPSEPLFQGRYGMEDLGGFGKTGYEDSNMIDMGNLDELQGSPSHLDEDLSYIGHYEGDVESPEGADRQVYQSAATRNRRSVVGSPTNSPTRTNIDVSGELSCLLINEEGYLQDPSILYSEHVSSDSGGRLNFRGQGIRIDPSVDSTGDIYGPSDAYSDTVNLGERLQHQTGGRGGRRHTCNQCSMSFADLASLKAHKQTHKGIGQVPPYSCTQCGKTFTQACNLKVHQRIHSGQGLHLCSHCGKGFPSFSDLKTHKCGQTGDKPYCCTVCGNKFSRLWNLKLHRRIHTQEKPHQCTMCDKSFTRADILKVHQRTHTGERPYCCTVCGLSFKRLDHLKSHQRKHI